One Halioglobus japonicus DNA segment encodes these proteins:
- the bioF gene encoding 8-amino-7-oxononanoate synthase yields the protein MPGFNERLGAVLAQRRRDDLYRQRLTLESSQGPRVRVDGREYLNFCSNDYLGLAAHPQVVAALRAGAERYGVGSGASHLVCGHSTPHRELEEALAELTGRPRALLFSSGYAANTGTLTTLLQSGDQVFQDRLNHASLLDGGLHSGARFRRFAHNNVTDLEHKIIAAPPDSAKLVVVDGVFSMDGDTAPLADLAALCQQHNAWLMVDDAHGIGVMGEGGAGSVTAAGLDSAQAPVLMATLGKALGCAGAFVAGDELLIESLIQGARNYIYTTAMPPAVAAAGLAAVRLLATEAWRREHLQQLIGRFRAGAEALGLPLMDSDSAIQPLQIGDAGRAMAFSAALRQAGFLVGAIRPPTVPAGTSRLRITLTAAHTDAEVDALLSVLADVAGEQL from the coding sequence ATGCCCGGTTTCAATGAGCGCCTTGGCGCTGTCCTGGCGCAGCGCCGCAGGGACGATCTCTATCGCCAGCGCCTGACCCTGGAATCGAGCCAGGGCCCGCGGGTGCGGGTCGATGGGCGCGAATATCTCAATTTCTGCAGTAATGACTACCTCGGGCTTGCCGCCCACCCGCAGGTGGTGGCTGCGCTGCGCGCCGGCGCTGAGCGCTATGGTGTGGGCAGCGGTGCTTCGCATCTCGTGTGCGGCCACAGTACGCCCCACCGCGAACTGGAAGAGGCTCTGGCCGAGTTGACTGGCCGCCCGCGGGCGCTGTTGTTCTCATCCGGCTATGCTGCCAACACCGGTACCCTCACCACGCTGCTTCAATCCGGCGACCAGGTGTTTCAGGATCGCCTCAATCACGCCTCGCTACTCGACGGCGGCCTCCACAGTGGCGCGCGATTCCGCCGCTTCGCCCACAACAATGTGACCGACCTTGAGCACAAAATCATCGCAGCGCCGCCTGACAGCGCCAAACTTGTGGTGGTGGACGGGGTGTTCAGCATGGATGGGGATACCGCGCCCCTGGCCGACCTGGCCGCCCTCTGCCAGCAGCACAATGCCTGGTTAATGGTTGACGATGCGCATGGCATCGGGGTGATGGGCGAGGGCGGTGCAGGCAGCGTTACCGCCGCCGGGCTTGATTCTGCCCAGGCGCCGGTACTCATGGCCACCCTGGGTAAGGCGCTGGGTTGCGCCGGGGCATTTGTGGCCGGTGACGAGCTGTTGATCGAAAGCCTCATTCAGGGTGCGCGCAACTACATTTACACCACAGCGATGCCACCGGCGGTCGCCGCGGCTGGTTTGGCGGCGGTGCGCCTGCTCGCGACAGAGGCCTGGCGCCGTGAACATTTACAGCAATTGATAGGGCGCTTTCGCGCAGGCGCTGAGGCGCTTGGCCTGCCATTGATGGATTCCGACAGCGCGATTCAGCCGCTGCAGATAGGTGACGCGGGTCGGGCAATGGCATTCAGTGCGGCCCTGCGCCAGGCGGGCTTTCTGGTGGGGGCGATTCGCCCGCCCACCGTGCCTGCGGGCACCTCGCGCCTGCGCATTACCTTGACCGCAGCACACACTGACGCCGAGGTGGATGCGCTGCTTTCGGTCTTGGCCGATGTGGCCGGGGAGCAGCTGTGA
- the bioB gene encoding biotin synthase BioB, producing the protein MSTAATPIVEPTASELRHDWTRQEVEALFALPFNDLLFEAQSLHRKYFDPNKVQVSTLLSIKTGACPEDCAYCPQSTRYDTGLEVEKLMEVQKVLEQAKAAKAAGSTRFCMGAAWRSPKNRDMPHVVAMVKGVRDLGLETCMTLGMLTEDQARELAEAGLDYYNHNLDTSPEYYGDIITTRTYQDRLDTLDHVRNSGMKICSGGIVGMGEQESDRAGMLQQLANLPQHPESVPINMLVRVEGTPLESQEDLDPIDFIRMIAVARIMMPASHVRLSAGREEMNEEMHALAYFAGANSIFYGEKLLTTPNPRANKDMALFGKLGINTEELALEQAPETPHPQFYDAARA; encoded by the coding sequence ATGAGCACCGCTGCTACCCCCATTGTTGAGCCCACCGCCTCGGAATTGCGCCACGACTGGACGCGCCAGGAAGTGGAAGCGCTGTTTGCCCTGCCGTTTAACGATCTGCTGTTTGAAGCCCAGAGCCTGCATCGCAAGTATTTTGACCCCAACAAGGTGCAGGTGAGCACATTGCTTTCCATCAAAACCGGCGCTTGCCCGGAAGACTGCGCCTACTGCCCCCAGAGCACCCGCTATGACACCGGTCTCGAGGTGGAGAAGCTCATGGAAGTGCAGAAAGTGCTGGAGCAGGCCAAGGCGGCCAAGGCCGCAGGCTCAACCCGTTTCTGTATGGGTGCTGCCTGGCGTAGCCCGAAAAACCGCGATATGCCCCACGTGGTAGCGATGGTTAAAGGCGTGCGGGATCTGGGTTTGGAAACCTGTATGACCCTGGGCATGCTCACCGAAGATCAGGCCCGGGAGTTGGCCGAAGCCGGCCTGGACTATTACAACCACAACCTGGATACCTCCCCGGAGTACTACGGCGACATTATCACCACCCGCACCTACCAGGATCGTCTCGATACCCTGGACCATGTGCGCAACTCCGGCATGAAAATCTGCTCCGGCGGTATTGTCGGCATGGGCGAGCAGGAAAGTGATCGCGCCGGTATGCTGCAGCAGTTGGCGAATCTGCCCCAGCATCCGGAGAGTGTGCCTATTAATATGCTGGTGCGTGTTGAAGGCACGCCGCTTGAGAGCCAGGAAGATCTCGACCCCATCGACTTTATTCGCATGATTGCCGTTGCCCGTATCATGATGCCCGCGTCACATGTGCGCCTGTCGGCAGGCCGCGAAGAGATGAACGAAGAGATGCATGCGCTGGCCTATTTTGCCGGTGCCAACTCGATCTTCTACGGCGAGAAGCTACTGACCACGCCCAATCCCCGGGCCAACAAAGATATGGCCCTGTTTGGCAAGCTCGGCATTAACACCGAGGAGCTGGCTCTGGAGCAGGCGCCGGAAACACCGCATCCCCAGTTCTACGACGCGGCCCGCGCCTGA
- a CDS encoding ComF family protein codes for MVNNINRLARYLLDGLLPQYCALCGMFSHSDLPLCQHCREELPINQAACPCCALPLPAHIAAPGCGRCLRHPPAYSAAVVPLIYGEYLAYLIQRWKFQRQSGFTRLLATLWLEHAQVTPPDLLVPIPLHWRRQLTRGYNQAELLARAITAQSSSLQRTRIDTHLLYRHRATAAQSAMDAQARTRNLRGAFTVRRRCDSLRIALIDDVMTTGATAEAAATALLDAGARQVDIWCLARTPL; via the coding sequence ATGGTTAACAACATAAACCGCCTCGCCAGATACCTGCTGGATGGGCTGCTACCCCAGTACTGCGCCCTCTGCGGAATGTTCAGCCACAGCGATCTGCCCCTCTGCCAACACTGCCGGGAGGAACTGCCTATCAACCAGGCCGCCTGCCCCTGTTGTGCACTGCCATTGCCGGCCCACATCGCCGCGCCAGGCTGCGGCCGCTGCCTGCGCCACCCACCGGCCTATAGCGCTGCGGTCGTGCCGCTCATCTACGGGGAGTATCTGGCATATCTTATCCAGCGCTGGAAGTTCCAGCGCCAATCAGGATTCACTCGCCTGCTGGCCACCTTGTGGCTAGAGCATGCCCAGGTGACACCGCCAGACCTGCTGGTGCCCATACCCCTGCACTGGCGGCGCCAGCTCACCCGCGGTTACAACCAGGCCGAGCTATTGGCCCGGGCTATCACAGCACAATCCAGCTCGCTGCAGCGCACCCGGATCGATACACACCTGTTGTACAGGCACCGGGCGACGGCAGCACAGTCGGCCATGGATGCCCAGGCCAGGACGCGCAATCTCAGGGGTGCCTTTACAGTGCGGCGGCGCTGTGACAGCCTGCGAATCGCATTGATCGACGACGTGATGACCACCGGTGCCACCGCGGAAGCGGCGGCCACAGCCCTGCTCGACGCAGGTGCCCGGCAGGTCGACATCTGGTGCCTGGCCCGCACCCCCCTGTAA
- a CDS encoding serine/threonine protein kinase: MSEHPYDRLTPDMVIDAVESTGRLSDARLLALNSYENRVYQVGIEDGEPLIAKFYRPDRWTMAQIEEEHAFSLELQAADISVVAPMADEQGTTLHTYEGFQIALFPRRGGYPPELDNLDNMLILGRTLGRIHAVGKANSFEHRQRIDIDRMLAANREYLLENFIPKELEPAYSSLTADLLQAVTEQYQPAPEDETRVHGDCHVGNILWRDDVAHFVDLDDCSTAPAMQDLWMFLNGERHERELQLCELIEGYEEFCDFDARQLRWVEPLRTLRLVNYAAWLARRWDDPAFPRAFTWFNTERYWAEHILELREQMAALQEEPLRLL; the protein is encoded by the coding sequence GTGAGCGAACATCCCTACGACAGACTCACCCCGGACATGGTCATCGACGCGGTGGAATCCACGGGCCGGCTGTCCGACGCGCGCCTGCTGGCGCTCAACAGTTACGAGAACCGCGTCTATCAGGTGGGCATTGAAGACGGCGAACCGCTGATCGCGAAATTCTATCGGCCGGATCGCTGGACCATGGCACAAATCGAAGAGGAGCACGCCTTCAGTCTGGAACTGCAGGCTGCCGACATCTCGGTAGTGGCACCGATGGCCGACGAGCAGGGCACCACCCTGCATACCTATGAGGGCTTCCAGATCGCCCTGTTCCCACGCCGTGGCGGCTACCCCCCGGAGCTGGACAACCTCGACAACATGCTCATCCTCGGACGTACCCTTGGACGTATCCACGCCGTGGGCAAAGCCAATTCTTTCGAGCATCGCCAGCGTATTGATATCGACCGCATGCTCGCCGCGAACCGCGAGTACCTGCTGGAAAACTTCATTCCAAAGGAGCTTGAACCGGCTTACAGCTCGCTCACGGCAGATCTACTGCAGGCGGTCACCGAGCAATACCAACCTGCCCCGGAAGATGAGACCCGTGTGCACGGCGACTGCCATGTCGGCAATATTTTGTGGCGCGATGATGTGGCGCACTTTGTTGACCTGGACGACTGCAGCACGGCGCCGGCCATGCAGGATTTGTGGATGTTCCTCAACGGCGAGCGCCACGAGCGTGAACTGCAATTGTGTGAGCTGATCGAAGGCTACGAGGAATTTTGCGATTTTGATGCCAGACAACTGCGCTGGGTCGAACCGCTGCGCACGCTGCGGCTAGTGAATTATGCGGCCTGGTTGGCCAGGCGCTGGGATGATCCTGCGTTTCCGCGGGCGTTTACTTGGTTCAACACCGAGCGGTATTGGGCTGAGCATATATTAGAGTTGCGGGAGCAGATGGCGGCTTTACAGGAGGAGCCTTTGCGGTTGCTGTAG
- the bioC gene encoding malonyl-ACP O-methyltransferase BioC: MLQREYLPASGEPRQKLVLLHGWGANREVWRPMLPSLRLWADVTLLDLPGLAPGCGDKAPEFDVLLDEILAAAPTGAVYLGWSLGGQLALALAERAPERVRAVVTLCTNPCFVAQLDWPGMPAADLAVFASAYRDDEQRTLRRFDSLQVAGAENPRALLRELQALRPPQPGLALETGLIWLAQLDQRQLLSSLLPPQLHLLADNDGLHPPELQDSMRGLPARVWVFAGCAHTAPLEQPEAVAEALQAFLAEQNLLAAVAAPLALAKHDVAQSFSRAAAEYDSVAQLQRDVGDRLLASINALPEAPEKVLDLGSGTGHFSAALRQRFPDATYIGLDLAEGMVRYARDVHPQAGEWLVGDAEALPLASASVDLVFSSLAIQWCLRPELLFAEVARVLRPGGRCVFTSLGPATLHELRSSWAAVDEYQHVNEFLPLERLDQAAARTPGIALQVDIEPFCMEYRQVRELLNELKTLGAHNVNRDRPVGLTGRRALQGMLQAYEQWRRDGLLPASYEVYFGTLTKV, encoded by the coding sequence ATGTTGCAGCGCGAATATTTGCCCGCAAGCGGTGAGCCTCGTCAGAAACTGGTGTTATTGCACGGTTGGGGTGCCAATCGCGAGGTGTGGCGGCCGATGCTGCCCTCCCTGCGTCTTTGGGCCGATGTGACGTTACTGGATTTGCCCGGGCTGGCTCCCGGCTGTGGGGACAAGGCGCCGGAGTTCGATGTGCTGCTCGACGAGATCCTGGCCGCGGCACCTACCGGGGCGGTTTACCTGGGGTGGTCGCTGGGCGGCCAGCTTGCCCTGGCCCTGGCCGAGCGAGCACCGGAGCGCGTACGTGCGGTAGTGACGCTGTGTACGAATCCCTGTTTCGTGGCCCAACTCGACTGGCCGGGAATGCCGGCGGCAGACCTAGCCGTATTCGCCTCCGCATACCGCGATGATGAACAGCGAACCTTGCGCCGCTTTGACAGCCTGCAGGTGGCGGGCGCGGAGAATCCACGTGCACTGCTGCGCGAGCTTCAGGCCCTGCGTCCACCGCAGCCTGGTTTGGCGCTGGAAACCGGTCTGATCTGGCTAGCGCAACTGGATCAACGCCAATTGCTGTCGTCATTGCTGCCGCCGCAACTGCATTTGCTGGCCGACAACGATGGACTGCACCCGCCGGAGTTGCAGGACTCGATGCGAGGACTGCCAGCACGAGTGTGGGTGTTTGCTGGTTGCGCACACACCGCCCCTCTCGAACAGCCAGAAGCAGTCGCCGAAGCGCTGCAGGCATTCCTGGCGGAACAGAATCTATTGGCTGCGGTAGCGGCGCCACTGGCACTGGCCAAGCACGATGTGGCGCAGTCTTTCAGCCGCGCGGCGGCAGAATATGACAGTGTCGCCCAATTGCAGCGAGACGTCGGTGATCGTCTGTTGGCCAGTATTAACGCGCTGCCGGAGGCGCCGGAGAAGGTGCTGGATCTCGGGAGCGGCACCGGCCATTTCAGCGCCGCGCTCAGGCAACGGTTTCCCGACGCCACGTATATCGGCCTGGACCTGGCCGAGGGCATGGTTCGTTATGCACGCGATGTGCATCCCCAGGCGGGCGAGTGGCTGGTGGGCGACGCCGAGGCATTGCCACTGGCCTCCGCCTCGGTTGATCTGGTGTTCAGTAGCCTTGCCATTCAATGGTGCTTGCGCCCGGAGTTGTTGTTCGCCGAAGTTGCGCGGGTACTGCGGCCGGGCGGGCGCTGCGTCTTTACCTCGCTGGGGCCTGCCACGTTGCATGAACTGCGATCTTCCTGGGCAGCCGTGGATGAGTATCAGCACGTTAACGAATTTCTCCCTTTGGAGCGTCTCGATCAGGCGGCGGCGCGCACCCCGGGCATTGCGTTGCAGGTGGATATTGAGCCGTTCTGTATGGAATACCGCCAGGTGCGCGAATTGCTCAATGAGCTGAAAACCCTGGGGGCCCACAACGTCAACCGCGATCGTCCCGTCGGCCTGACCGGCCGCAGGGCCCTGCAGGGGATGTTGCAGGCGTACGAGCAGTGGCGGCGCGATGGACTGCTGCCCGCCAGTTATGAGGTGTACTTCGGTACCCTGACGAAAGTGTGA
- a CDS encoding FAD-binding oxidoreductase, which translates to MAQLDPAILEALAAIVGETRVLTDESSCEQYGLDWTRFYTPAPSAVLLPGSIEEVQAIVRLAADQNLAIVPSGGRTGLSAGAVAANGELVLALDRLNTLSDFNLVDRTVRCGAGVITEQLQQFAEEQGLYYPVDFASAGSSQIGGNISTNAGGIKVIKHGMTRDWVAGLKLVTGTGELLDLNRGLMKNNAGYDLRQLAIGAEGTLGVVVEATMSLTRTPENLAVLVLGAPDMQAIMHVLTAFQAEIELSAFEFFSEIALEKVVAHQDLQRPFETVCDYYALIEFEQPNDAAMEKAMALFEHCVEQGWVYDGTVSQSLSQAQNLWRLREDISETITPWTPYKNDISTVISRVPEFLAEVEAVVNQNYPDFEIVWFGHIGDGNVHLNILKPEGLPIDEFKAQCGEVSTWVFEIVQRYGGSVSAEHGVGLLKKEYLEYSRSALEIEIMKGIKQVFDPKGIMNPGKIFDA; encoded by the coding sequence TTGGCCCAGCTCGATCCAGCGATTTTGGAGGCTCTCGCAGCCATAGTCGGCGAGACGCGTGTGCTCACTGACGAAAGCAGCTGTGAGCAGTATGGCCTGGACTGGACCCGCTTCTACACGCCGGCGCCCTCGGCGGTACTGCTGCCCGGTTCCATTGAGGAAGTACAGGCCATTGTGCGCCTGGCCGCTGACCAAAACCTCGCGATTGTGCCCTCCGGCGGCCGCACCGGCCTGAGTGCCGGTGCCGTGGCCGCCAATGGTGAGCTGGTGCTGGCCCTGGACCGTCTTAATACCCTTTCTGATTTCAATCTCGTAGACCGCACCGTGCGCTGTGGCGCTGGGGTTATTACCGAGCAACTGCAGCAGTTCGCCGAGGAGCAGGGTCTTTACTATCCGGTGGATTTTGCCTCCGCGGGTTCCAGCCAGATCGGCGGCAATATCTCCACCAATGCCGGTGGCATCAAGGTTATCAAGCACGGCATGACCCGCGACTGGGTGGCCGGCCTCAAGCTCGTCACCGGCACCGGTGAGCTGCTGGACCTCAATCGCGGCCTGATGAAAAACAACGCCGGCTACGACCTGCGCCAGCTGGCTATTGGTGCCGAGGGCACGTTGGGGGTGGTCGTGGAAGCCACCATGTCACTGACGCGGACGCCGGAGAACCTGGCGGTACTGGTCCTCGGTGCGCCTGACATGCAGGCAATTATGCATGTGCTCACCGCCTTCCAGGCCGAGATCGAATTGTCGGCTTTTGAGTTTTTCTCCGAGATCGCCCTGGAAAAAGTGGTCGCTCATCAGGATTTACAGCGCCCCTTCGAAACCGTGTGCGACTACTACGCCCTGATCGAGTTCGAGCAGCCGAACGATGCGGCCATGGAAAAAGCCATGGCGCTCTTCGAGCACTGCGTGGAGCAGGGCTGGGTTTACGATGGCACCGTGAGCCAGAGCCTGTCCCAGGCCCAGAACCTGTGGCGCCTGCGCGAAGACATTTCCGAAACCATTACGCCCTGGACGCCCTACAAGAACGACATCTCCACAGTGATCTCACGCGTGCCGGAGTTCCTGGCGGAAGTGGAGGCCGTGGTTAACCAGAACTATCCCGATTTTGAGATCGTCTGGTTTGGCCATATTGGCGACGGCAATGTGCACCTGAATATTCTCAAGCCCGAGGGGCTGCCCATTGATGAGTTCAAGGCGCAGTGCGGCGAAGTGTCGACCTGGGTGTTTGAGATTGTGCAGCGCTACGGTGGTTCGGTCTCGGCCGAGCATGGCGTGGGCCTGCTCAAGAAGGAGTATCTCGAGTATTCGCGCTCGGCACTGGAGATCGAGATTATGAAGGGCATTAAGCAGGTGTTTGATCCCAAGGGGATTATGAATCCTGGGAAGATTTTTGACGCCTGA
- the serA gene encoding phosphoglycerate dehydrogenase, which produces MAQQSLPKDKIKFLLLEGVHPSAVETLERDGYTNIEFHKKALPPEELKKAIAGAHFVGIRSRTQLTEEIFEAAKKLVAVGCFCIGTNQVDLNAATRRGVAVFNAPFSNTRSVAELVIAEAILLLRGVAEKNAAAHRGEWMKTAVNSYEIRGKKLGIVGYGNIGMQLGVIAESMGMQVQFYDVVNKLPLGNARQVPSLNNLLGNSDVVSLHVPETGATQDMIGAAELAQMQQGAILINASRGTVVDIDALSEALAEGRLGGAGIDVFPVEPRSNDDEFISPLRQFDNTFLTPHIGGSTVEAQENIGMEVAEKLAKYSDNGTTTSSVNFPEVALPEHAGSHRLLHIHRNVPGIMSAINNVFSETGVNVSAQYLQTTEEVGYVVIDVDAEYSDVALERLAAIDGTIRSRVLF; this is translated from the coding sequence ATGGCACAGCAGTCTCTGCCCAAAGACAAGATCAAGTTTTTACTCCTGGAGGGCGTTCACCCGTCCGCTGTCGAAACGCTAGAGCGCGACGGTTACACCAACATTGAGTTTCACAAGAAGGCACTGCCTCCCGAGGAGCTGAAGAAGGCCATCGCCGGCGCGCACTTTGTGGGCATCCGCTCCCGCACCCAGCTGACCGAAGAGATTTTCGAAGCCGCCAAAAAGCTGGTAGCGGTGGGGTGCTTCTGTATTGGCACCAACCAGGTGGATCTGAACGCGGCCACCCGGCGCGGCGTCGCGGTATTCAACGCACCTTTTTCCAATACCCGCAGCGTGGCCGAGCTGGTCATCGCCGAAGCGATTCTGCTGCTGCGCGGTGTGGCGGAGAAAAACGCCGCGGCACACCGCGGTGAATGGATGAAGACTGCCGTGAACTCTTACGAGATTCGCGGCAAGAAGCTGGGCATTGTCGGCTACGGCAATATCGGCATGCAGTTGGGCGTGATTGCCGAGAGCATGGGCATGCAGGTGCAGTTCTACGATGTGGTTAATAAATTGCCGCTCGGGAATGCGCGCCAGGTGCCGAGCCTCAACAACCTGCTCGGGAATTCCGACGTGGTCAGCCTGCATGTGCCGGAGACCGGCGCCACTCAGGATATGATTGGCGCAGCCGAACTTGCGCAAATGCAGCAGGGCGCAATTTTGATCAATGCCTCGCGTGGCACCGTTGTCGATATCGACGCGCTGTCCGAAGCACTCGCCGAGGGACGCCTGGGCGGCGCGGGCATCGATGTCTTCCCCGTGGAGCCGCGCTCCAACGACGACGAGTTCATCTCCCCGCTGCGTCAGTTCGACAATACCTTCCTGACCCCTCACATTGGCGGCAGTACCGTTGAGGCTCAAGAGAACATCGGCATGGAAGTCGCCGAGAAGCTGGCCAAGTATTCCGACAACGGCACTACCACCTCCTCGGTCAACTTTCCCGAGGTGGCATTGCCCGAGCACGCCGGCAGCCACCGTTTGTTGCACATTCACCGCAACGTACCCGGCATCATGAGCGCGATTAACAACGTGTTCTCCGAGACCGGCGTCAACGTATCCGCCCAGTACCTGCAGACGACTGAAGAGGTGGGCTACGTGGTCATCGACGTGGACGCCGAGTACAGCGATGTGGCACTTGAGCGCCTGGCCGCGATTGACGGCACCATTCGTTCACGCGTTCTGTTCTGA
- the modB gene encoding molybdate ABC transporter permease subunit encodes MPLNPAELDAIALTMALASTTTVILLLLGTPLAWWLARHRGSFAAFIEAIVALPLVLPPTVLGFYLLLALAPDAPLGKTWQALTDQQLAFSFSALVIGSVIYSLPFVVQPLQAAFQRVPGGMLQAAATLGATPFDQFRSIILPLTRRSFIAAAVLGFAHTVGEFGVVLMIGGNIPGETQVLSIALYDQVETLKFAEAHRLAAGLLVFSLALLFFVYRKGAGWRVNH; translated from the coding sequence TTGCCCCTGAACCCCGCCGAACTGGATGCCATTGCCCTGACCATGGCATTGGCCAGCACCACCACTGTGATTCTTCTCCTGCTCGGCACGCCACTGGCCTGGTGGCTGGCACGACACCGGGGCAGTTTCGCCGCTTTTATCGAAGCCATCGTCGCGCTGCCGCTGGTACTGCCACCGACCGTGCTGGGGTTTTACCTGCTGCTGGCGCTGGCACCGGACGCGCCGCTGGGCAAAACCTGGCAGGCACTGACCGACCAGCAGCTGGCCTTCAGCTTCTCCGCGCTGGTCATCGGCTCGGTCATTTACTCGCTGCCATTTGTGGTCCAGCCACTGCAGGCCGCCTTCCAGCGGGTACCCGGCGGCATGCTTCAAGCGGCTGCCACGCTGGGGGCCACACCCTTCGACCAGTTTCGCTCCATCATCCTGCCGCTGACCCGGCGCAGTTTTATCGCCGCAGCCGTGCTTGGCTTTGCCCATACGGTCGGTGAATTCGGCGTGGTACTGATGATTGGCGGCAATATTCCGGGGGAGACCCAGGTACTCTCGATCGCCCTCTACGACCAGGTGGAAACCCTGAAATTTGCCGAGGCCCACCGCCTCGCAGCCGGGCTGCTGGTCTTCTCCCTGGCGTTGCTGTTCTTTGTTTACCGCAAGGGCGCGGGCTGGCGGGTGAATCACTGA
- the modA gene encoding molybdate ABC transporter substrate-binding protein — protein sequence MRCLILALLITVAPAGLAETPLTVAVAANFRPTLEDINARFSAQTGHPVRLSSASTGVLTHQVMRGAPYHLFLAADAAAPALLHDEGLGLRPFCYATGQLALLGGPLSQLEAPGLGLDLAIANPDTAPYGQAAMDVLNLKGTQPQRLVRGNNVLQAYQYWRTRTVQMALVSKSLAGEAGIAIPAKWHRDLQQHALVIKDHPNLNAYLEWLRSDTVRQLILDSGYLPCP from the coding sequence ATGCGCTGCCTAATACTCGCTCTGCTAATAACAGTAGCGCCGGCGGGGCTTGCTGAGACACCACTCACCGTCGCCGTCGCCGCCAACTTCCGCCCCACCCTGGAAGACATTAACGCCCGCTTCAGCGCCCAAACCGGTCACCCGGTCAGACTGAGTAGTGCCTCCACCGGTGTGCTCACCCATCAGGTCATGCGCGGCGCCCCTTATCATCTATTCCTGGCGGCCGACGCCGCCGCACCGGCACTGCTGCACGATGAAGGCCTGGGCCTGCGGCCCTTTTGCTATGCCACCGGCCAGCTGGCACTGCTAGGCGGCCCCCTCAGTCAGCTTGAGGCGCCGGGCCTGGGGCTGGATCTGGCCATTGCCAATCCCGATACCGCCCCCTACGGCCAGGCCGCCATGGATGTACTGAACCTGAAGGGTACTCAGCCGCAGAGACTGGTGCGGGGCAATAACGTACTGCAGGCCTACCAGTACTGGCGCACCCGTACCGTGCAAATGGCCCTGGTGTCCAAGTCATTAGCCGGTGAGGCGGGCATCGCCATTCCCGCCAAATGGCATCGCGATCTGCAGCAACACGCGCTGGTAATCAAGGATCACCCAAACCTCAATGCCTATCTCGAGTGGCTGAGAAGTGATACCGTGCGCCAACTGATTCTGGACTCGGGTTACCTGCCTTGCCCCTGA
- the modC gene encoding molybdenum ABC transporter ATP-binding protein, giving the protein MLLLDIQCAGEQGFELALQCALPAEGVTAIYGPSGSGKSTLLDCIAGLRNAAPGSEIRFGAATWQNREKCLPPWQRNIGYVFQDARLFPHLTVAGNLDYAANRASGPAPLARDALEQWLGLTPLLERLPDTLSAGQRQRVAIGRALLGAPDLLLLDEPLANLDHAASRECLQLLQDLASRLELPVLYVSHDIEEVGALADHILLLENGRVTAQGPFLELASRLDNRLSHEEQAAAILIGEIAAHDEAYGLSEIHIAGQSLLVNHLDQPIGSRRRVRIPARDVSVCASKPTDSSILNILPVTVAEIEQCTDARLLLRLALGDQYLLARITRKSAETLKLNAGDDIFAQIKSAALLSEASL; this is encoded by the coding sequence ATGTTACTGCTGGATATTCAATGCGCCGGCGAACAGGGTTTTGAACTGGCACTGCAATGCGCTTTGCCCGCGGAGGGCGTCACCGCTATTTACGGACCCAGCGGCAGCGGCAAGAGCACCCTGCTGGACTGTATTGCCGGCTTACGCAACGCGGCGCCGGGTAGCGAGATTCGCTTCGGCGCAGCCACCTGGCAGAATCGCGAGAAATGCCTGCCGCCCTGGCAGCGCAATATTGGCTATGTGTTCCAGGATGCCCGGCTGTTCCCGCACCTCACGGTGGCGGGCAATCTCGACTATGCGGCAAATCGCGCCAGCGGGCCTGCACCGCTGGCGCGCGATGCACTTGAGCAATGGCTGGGGCTGACACCGCTGCTCGAGCGATTACCCGATACGCTGTCGGCGGGCCAGCGCCAGCGCGTCGCCATTGGCCGCGCCCTCCTTGGCGCCCCGGATCTGCTGCTCCTGGACGAGCCACTGGCGAATCTCGATCACGCCGCCAGCCGCGAGTGCCTACAACTACTGCAGGACCTGGCGAGCCGGCTCGAACTACCGGTGTTGTATGTCAGTCATGATATCGAAGAGGTCGGCGCCCTGGCCGATCACATCCTGCTCTTGGAAAATGGTCGGGTAACTGCCCAGGGCCCGTTCCTGGAACTGGCGTCACGCCTGGACAACCGGCTCTCTCATGAAGAACAGGCTGCGGCTATTCTCATCGGTGAAATCGCAGCACACGACGAGGCTTATGGCCTCAGCGAGATTCACATTGCGGGCCAGTCACTACTGGTCAATCACCTCGACCAACCCATCGGCAGCCGCCGCAGGGTACGCATTCCGGCACGGGACGTGAGCGTGTGCGCCAGCAAGCCAACCGACAGCAGTATCCTGAACATCCTCCCGGTGACCGTGGCAGAGATAGAACAGTGCACAGACGCGCGGCTGCTGCTGCGCCTGGCTCTGGGCGACCAATATTTACTGGCGCGCATCACCCGCAAATCGGCCGAGACCCTGAAGCTCAACGCGGGCGATGACATCTTCGCCCAGATCAAAAGCGCCGCACTACTCAGCGAGGCGAGCCTGTGA